Proteins from one Pseudomonadota bacterium genomic window:
- a CDS encoding aspartate-semialdehyde dehydrogenase — translation MSRALHVAVVGATGLVGRTMLSILEERSFSSGRIVPVASARSRGRRLTIRGEQVTVEVLEEFDFAGIDIALFSPGGTVSGEYAPKAAASGCIVIDNTSRFRYDDDVPLVVPEVNGHAIAECRQRNIIANPNCSTIQMVMALQPIYANVGIARINVATYQAVSGAGQSALAQLAHQAEAVVAGRRPEESVPLAFNAVPQIDVFQDNGYTREEMKMVWETRKILGDERIAVNPTAVRVPVHYGHSEAIHLETLEPAEIEQVRDWLRVAPGVELIDDRAGDFPTAWSHAAGRDPVYVGRVRRDLTHPRGIDMWVVSDNVRKGAALNSVQIAEVLADSYW, via the coding sequence ATGAGCCGCGCATTGCACGTCGCCGTGGTCGGCGCTACCGGATTGGTGGGGCGCACGATGCTGTCGATTCTGGAGGAGCGATCCTTCTCCAGCGGGCGCATTGTGCCCGTGGCCAGCGCACGCTCGCGCGGCCGGCGGCTGACGATTCGCGGTGAGCAGGTGACGGTGGAAGTGCTCGAGGAGTTCGACTTCGCCGGCATCGATATTGCGTTGTTCTCGCCCGGCGGTACGGTGTCCGGGGAGTACGCGCCGAAGGCGGCAGCGAGTGGTTGTATCGTCATCGATAACACCTCCCGATTTCGCTACGACGACGATGTGCCCCTGGTGGTGCCTGAAGTGAACGGCCATGCGATAGCGGAGTGTCGGCAACGCAACATCATTGCTAACCCGAATTGCTCGACGATCCAGATGGTCATGGCCCTGCAGCCGATCTACGCGAACGTGGGCATAGCGCGCATCAACGTGGCCACCTATCAGGCGGTCTCGGGCGCAGGACAGTCGGCGCTGGCGCAGCTGGCGCACCAGGCGGAGGCTGTCGTCGCGGGGCGACGACCCGAGGAATCGGTGCCGTTGGCGTTCAATGCAGTGCCACAGATCGATGTGTTCCAGGACAACGGGTACACGCGGGAAGAGATGAAGATGGTGTGGGAGACGCGGAAGATCCTCGGCGACGAGCGCATCGCCGTGAACCCCACGGCGGTGCGGGTGCCGGTGCACTACGGCCACAGCGAAGCGATCCACTTGGAGACGCTCGAGCCCGCGGAAATCGAGCAGGTGCGTGACTGGCTGCGGGTGGCCCCTGGCGTCGAGCTGATCGATGACCGGGCCGGCGATTTCCCCACCGCCTGGAGCCACGCCGCGGGCCGCGATCCCGTGTACGTGGGGCGTGTGCGGCGCGATCTGACGCACCCGCGCGGCATCGACATGTGGGTGGTATCGGACAACGTGCGCAAGGGCGCCGCCCTCAACAGCGTTCAAATCGCTGAGGTTTTGGCCGATTCCTACTGGTAG
- the aroC gene encoding chorismate synthase codes for MAGNCFGQAFTVTTFGESHGPAIGAVVDGCPPGLALGEADLQVDLDRRRPGTSRHVTQRREPDRVRILSGVFEGVTTGTSIGLLIENEDARSKDYSKIKELFRPGHADYTYLQKYGRRDYRGGGRSSARETAMRVAAGGIARKYLREHSGVEIYGWLGQLGPLPLDCPQPETVNDNPFFCGDPSRVAELEQFMDALRKDGDSVGARVNVIAKGVPPGLGEPVFAKLDADIASAMMGINAAKGVEVGDGFEVVEQRGTAHRDALTPNGFTSNHAGGVLGGISSGQPVRVSVAIKPTSSIRLPGRTVDTQGEDAEIRTHGRHDPCVGIRAVPIAEAMLALVLMDHLLRHRGQNAGVEPPMKPIPGQTPDT; via the coding sequence ATGGCCGGCAACTGCTTCGGGCAGGCCTTCACGGTCACGACTTTTGGCGAGAGTCACGGTCCCGCTATCGGCGCGGTGGTCGATGGTTGTCCACCGGGCCTGGCCCTAGGGGAGGCCGACCTTCAGGTCGATCTGGACCGGCGTCGCCCCGGCACTTCGCGCCACGTCACCCAGCGCCGCGAGCCAGACCGCGTGCGTATCCTGTCTGGCGTGTTCGAAGGGGTGACCACCGGCACTTCCATCGGCTTGCTGATCGAGAACGAAGACGCCAGATCCAAGGATTACAGCAAGATCAAGGAGCTGTTCCGCCCCGGTCACGCGGATTACACATACCTGCAAAAATATGGCCGTCGTGACTACCGCGGTGGCGGTCGTTCCTCGGCGCGCGAGACCGCCATGCGGGTCGCCGCCGGTGGCATCGCCCGCAAGTACCTACGCGAGCACTCGGGCGTGGAGATCTACGGCTGGTTGGGTCAGCTCGGTCCCCTGCCGCTCGATTGTCCTCAACCTGAGACGGTGAACGACAACCCGTTTTTCTGTGGAGATCCATCGCGCGTCGCCGAACTCGAGCAGTTTATGGATGCGTTGCGCAAGGATGGTGATTCTGTCGGTGCGCGGGTGAACGTGATCGCCAAGGGTGTCCCGCCAGGCTTAGGCGAGCCCGTGTTCGCCAAGCTCGACGCGGACATCGCCTCGGCGATGATGGGCATCAACGCCGCTAAGGGCGTCGAGGTGGGGGACGGCTTCGAGGTCGTCGAGCAGCGCGGCACAGCGCATCGAGATGCGCTAACACCGAACGGATTCACCAGTAATCACGCGGGCGGCGTGCTCGGTGGCATCTCCTCCGGCCAACCCGTGCGCGTGAGCGTGGCGATAAAGCCTACCTCCAGCATCCGCTTGCCGGGGCGTACGGTCGATACCCAGGGAGAGGATGCGGAGATCCGCACCCACGGGCGCCACGATCCCTGCGTGGGCATTCGGGCTGTCCCCATCGCCGAGGCCATGCTGGCCCTGGTGCTGATGGACCATCTGCTCCGGCATCGGGGTCAGAACGCGGGGGTCGAGCCCCCGATGAAGCCCATCCCGGGCCAGACTCCGGATACCTGA
- the prmB gene encoding 50S ribosomal protein L3 N(5)-glutamine methyltransferase, with product MNDAHAHDLQQVAQVLRTGLDLLRYAVSRFHAAELHFGHGTDNAIDEARLLVCHALDLPWEAPDLLLQGALLEHERLRALALIEERVERRCPAPYLTGEAWFAGLRFLVDERVIVPRSPVAELIECGFSPWIGEPEHVGAVLDLCTGSGCIAVACAYAFPNAQVHAADLSEDALDVARANITAHDLEARVHAVHSDLLDCLGEQRYQLIVCNPPYVAAQELSGLPAEYACEPTMSLAGGEDGMDLVDRILRGAADHLTADGVLVLEVGNSAPQAMARWPELPFTWLEFERGGHGVCLLREPELRALAATGGAS from the coding sequence ATGAACGACGCTCATGCCCACGATCTGCAACAGGTAGCGCAAGTGCTGCGCACTGGGCTCGATTTACTGCGCTACGCGGTGAGCCGCTTCCACGCCGCTGAACTGCATTTCGGCCATGGCACGGATAACGCGATCGACGAGGCGCGGCTGCTCGTCTGCCACGCCCTCGACCTGCCGTGGGAGGCACCCGATCTGTTGCTCCAGGGCGCTCTGCTGGAGCATGAGAGGCTGCGCGCGCTTGCGCTGATCGAAGAGCGTGTGGAGCGCCGTTGCCCGGCACCCTACCTCACCGGCGAGGCCTGGTTTGCCGGGTTGCGATTTCTCGTCGACGAACGGGTGATCGTGCCTCGCTCTCCGGTGGCCGAGCTCATCGAGTGCGGCTTCTCGCCGTGGATTGGCGAGCCTGAACACGTAGGCGCTGTGCTCGACCTGTGCACGGGAAGCGGCTGCATCGCTGTGGCGTGTGCCTACGCCTTCCCCAACGCTCAGGTGCACGCGGCAGACCTAAGCGAGGACGCGCTGGACGTTGCGCGCGCTAACATCACAGCCCACGACCTCGAGGCACGCGTTCACGCTGTGCACTCGGACCTGTTGGACTGCCTGGGCGAGCAGCGCTATCAGCTCATCGTCTGCAATCCACCCTACGTAGCGGCGCAGGAGCTGTCGGGCCTGCCCGCGGAGTACGCCTGCGAACCCACCATGTCCCTGGCCGGTGGCGAAGATGGCATGGACTTGGTGGATCGGATCCTGCGCGGGGCAGCGGATCACCTGACTGCCGACGGCGTGCTCGTGCTGGAGGTGGGCAATAGCGCTCCTCAAGCGATGGCCCGCTGGCCTGAGCTGCCCTTCACCTGGCTCGAGTTCGAGCGTGGCGGGCACGGCGTGTGCCTACTGCGCGAGCCGGAGTTGCGCGCCCTGGCAGCGACGGGGGGCGCGAGCTGA
- a CDS encoding SCO family protein, which translates to MQRTGLIFLSVLAVAAGITLSRWTATPADTLAMATAYPQPRPLPAFALTDDEGTPFTGDDLLGRWRLLFFGFTHCPDVCPLTLSLLSRAVAPASPDDTPAAQIVLVSVDPERDTPERMAAYVARFGEDVVGVTGSAQAIAEFAAAVAIAYGKVPLGDSGAYTVDHSAAVLVVDPLGRIAAVFNPPPPLVADVVRADLVVLKRLADQS; encoded by the coding sequence ATGCAAAGAACCGGCCTGATCTTCCTCAGCGTCCTAGCCGTAGCCGCCGGCATTACGCTCTCCCGCTGGACCGCAACGCCCGCCGACACCCTCGCGATGGCCACCGCCTATCCACAACCCCGCCCCCTGCCCGCCTTCGCCTTGACCGACGATGAGGGAACACCCTTCACCGGCGACGATCTACTGGGTCGTTGGCGATTGCTTTTCTTCGGTTTCACCCACTGTCCCGACGTATGCCCCCTAACCCTGAGCCTGCTGTCGCGGGCGGTCGCGCCGGCATCACCAGATGACACACCGGCGGCGCAAATCGTGTTGGTTAGCGTGGATCCAGAAAGAGATACGCCCGAGCGCATGGCAGCCTACGTAGCGCGCTTCGGGGAGGACGTGGTGGGCGTCACCGGCAGCGCGCAGGCGATCGCCGAATTCGCCGCCGCCGTCGCCATCGCCTACGGCAAGGTCCCCCTCGGGGATAGCGGCGCCTACACGGTGGACCACTCGGCGGCAGTGCTAGTGGTGGACCCGCTCGGGCGCATCGCCGCCGTGTTCAATCCCCCGCCTCCGCTCGTGGCCGACGTCGTGCGCGCGGATCTCGTGGTGCTGAAGCGCCTAGCCGATCAGAGCTGA
- a CDS encoding GAF domain-containing protein has translation MASTDLAAVDYETLATSLDALLGTENDSVANAANTASLLFHALPAVNWLGFYFTHEGGAGEAPQLVLGPFQGKSACVRIDWGRGVCGTAARTGSTQRVADVHAFEGHIACDPDSRSEVVVPLIDGHGKVVGVLDVDSAEVDRFDTRDQRGLEALAAVFMKRWPGQL, from the coding sequence ATGGCTTCGACAGATCTAGCCGCCGTTGACTACGAGACCCTCGCCACGTCCTTGGACGCCCTCCTCGGCACGGAGAACGACTCGGTCGCGAACGCGGCCAACACCGCTTCGCTTCTTTTCCACGCCCTGCCGGCGGTGAACTGGTTGGGCTTTTACTTCACCCATGAGGGGGGTGCGGGCGAGGCCCCTCAACTCGTGCTGGGACCCTTTCAAGGAAAGAGCGCTTGTGTGCGCATCGACTGGGGGCGCGGCGTGTGTGGTACGGCGGCCCGTACCGGCAGCACCCAGCGGGTGGCCGACGTGCACGCATTCGAGGGGCATATCGCCTGCGATCCGGACTCCCGCTCGGAGGTGGTGGTGCCGCTGATCGATGGGCACGGCAAGGTCGTGGGGGTGCTCGACGTCGATAGCGCCGAGGTCGATCGCTTCGATACCCGCGACCAGCGAGGCCTGGAGGCCTTGGCGGCGGTGTTCATGAAGCGCTGGCCGGGTCAGCTCTGA
- the epmA gene encoding EF-P lysine aminoacylase EpmA, which translates to MTDCAAPLRPWSPSASAAAIRARASLYRSLRAFFAAREVLEVDTPILSRASGTDPALAPLAVQRCAGRPAWLHTSPEFAMKRLLASGIGDIYQLCHVFRDDECGRHHNPEFTMLEWYRLGYDHHRLMDEVDALLHAVVPPARLQQPTVRTTFHAAVADATGLDSDMATAREFRDCLASAGVPVPEACLDDREALLDLVLGDVVGPTLGEGGPVMVYDYPASRAALAKVRPGTPARAERFEVYLRGIELANGFHELTDSEEQRRRFVAESAARERAGLAALPIDEALLAALERGLPACAGVALGVDRLLMLMLGVAHLDEVLAFPLSRA; encoded by the coding sequence GTGACCGACTGCGCGGCGCCGCTGCGTCCCTGGTCGCCGAGCGCTAGCGCCGCTGCGATACGGGCTCGGGCGTCCCTCTACCGATCGCTGCGCGCGTTTTTCGCTGCCCGCGAGGTGCTGGAAGTCGACACGCCTATCCTCTCGAGGGCGAGCGGCACCGATCCCGCCTTAGCGCCGCTCGCGGTACAACGCTGCGCCGGCCGCCCGGCCTGGCTGCACACCTCGCCCGAGTTCGCCATGAAGCGCTTGCTCGCGAGCGGGATCGGCGACATCTACCAGCTCTGCCACGTGTTCCGCGACGATGAGTGCGGACGCCACCACAACCCCGAGTTCACCATGCTCGAGTGGTATCGCCTCGGCTACGATCATCATCGCTTGATGGACGAGGTGGATGCGCTCCTGCACGCCGTAGTCCCGCCCGCCCGCCTGCAACAGCCCACCGTGCGCACGACTTTCCATGCTGCCGTCGCCGATGCCACAGGCCTCGATAGCGACATGGCCACCGCGCGCGAATTTCGCGACTGCCTGGCATCGGCCGGGGTGCCCGTGCCAGAGGCATGTCTGGATGATCGCGAAGCGCTCCTGGATCTAGTGTTGGGCGATGTGGTGGGGCCGACGCTAGGAGAGGGGGGCCCGGTGATGGTGTACGACTATCCCGCCAGTCGCGCCGCACTCGCGAAGGTGCGCCCGGGCACGCCAGCGCGTGCCGAGCGCTTCGAGGTCTACTTGAGAGGGATTGAGCTAGCTAATGGTTTTCATGAACTGACCGACAGCGAAGAGCAACGCCGTCGCTTCGTGGCGGAAAGTGCCGCGCGGGAACGCGCTGGCCTTGCCGCCTTGCCTATCGACGAAGCGTTGCTCGCCGCGCTCGAGCGCGGCTTGCCAGCGTGCGCGGGTGTCGCCCTTGGCGTGGATCGCTTGCTGATGCTGATGCTTGGTGTAGCTCACCTCGATGAGGTGTTGGCGTTTCCCCTGAGTCGCGCCTGA
- the efp gene encoding elongation factor P codes for MASYSTNEFRSGLKILIDGDPYAIVENEFVKPGKGQAFNRVKVRNLKTGRVTDRTWKSGDSVEAADVMETDMQYLYTDGEFWHFMVPDNYEQYAADAKTVGDAAQWLKEESVCQITLWNNEPLAVAAPNFVEMTITQTDPGVKGDTAQGGTKPATLETGAVVRVPLFVEQGEMIRVDTRTAEYVSRVKE; via the coding sequence ATGGCCAGCTACAGCACCAACGAGTTTCGTTCCGGCTTGAAGATCCTCATCGACGGTGACCCCTACGCCATCGTCGAGAACGAATTCGTCAAGCCGGGCAAGGGCCAGGCCTTCAATCGAGTAAAGGTGCGCAACCTAAAGACCGGGCGGGTCACGGACCGCACCTGGAAGTCGGGGGACTCCGTGGAAGCTGCCGACGTCATGGAGACGGATATGCAGTACCTCTACACGGACGGCGAATTTTGGCACTTCATGGTGCCAGACAACTACGAGCAGTACGCCGCCGACGCCAAGACGGTGGGAGACGCCGCCCAGTGGCTGAAGGAAGAATCCGTCTGCCAGATCACGCTGTGGAATAACGAGCCGCTCGCCGTCGCTGCTCCCAACTTCGTGGAGATGACGATTACGCAGACCGACCCGGGCGTGAAGGGTGATACGGCTCAAGGCGGTACCAAACCCGCCACGCTGGAGACCGGCGCCGTGGTCCGCGTGCCGCTGTTCGTTGAGCAGGGTGAGATGATCCGCGTGGACACGCGGACGGCCGAGTACGTCTCACGCGTCAAGGAGTGA